The Chloroflexota bacterium DNA segment CGACGCCCTGTCCATGCACGCGATTATGCTCACCTCGGCGCCGCCCCTGCTTTACTGGCTGCCCGCCACGGTGGAACTCATCCGCCAAGTGTGGCGGTGGCGGTCGGAGGGGCTGCCGTGCTACTTCACCATAGACGCCGGCCCGAATGTACATGTCCTGACCCTGCCGCAGGCGGTTGCGCACGTCGCCGAGAGGCTCCACGCGCTGCCGTTTGTGCGGCAGGTCATCCCCTGCGGGCCTGGGCCGGCCCCGCGCGTCATCCCTAGCGGTGCCTGAACTGGTACGCGCGCCCTTTCCACACCGTGCCCGCGCCGAACAGCGACGACGCGATGGAGTTGAGGCAGAACAGCGCCGCCATGATGACGGTTAGCCCCACCAGCATGGCGTAGCGCCGAGGAATGGCGAACCGCCCGTCTATGAACCACATGGCCACCCACGCGAGGATGATCTGCGTGAGGGGGAGCGAGAAGTGTGCCAGGTCGGTCAGGCCGCTGCGCCATGCCTGGTACACCAGCGCGTAGGGCCACAGGAACAGCGCCACGAAGGCGGCGATGGCGGCCAGCATCCCCACCAGCGAGTAGTCAAAAGCGGCGAAGGCGCTCTTGCTCAGCCCGTTCCACGTCTCGCGGAAACCGTTGTAGAAATCCACGCGCAGGGTGTCCACGCCGTCGGCCAGGGCGATGCGCCCGCCCACGCGCTTGACCCACCGCGCGATGAACACGTCTTCCACGATGTCGCTGCGCACCGCTTCGTGGCCGCCGAAACGCTCGTAGGTCTCGCGGCGGAACAGCATGAACGGCCCGATGGCCCCCGCCAGGACGGGCTGGCGCGTCCGGGTGAACACGAAGTGCGGCACGCACCCCACGAACACCAGGGGAATCACCGACATCATCACCCGCTCCCAGAACCCCTTGAGGCCCATGTCGGGAATCAGGCTGAGGAGGTCCAGGTCGCGCCCGCGCACCAGCGCCAGCGCCGACGAGACTGAGTCGGGCCGATGGCGGGTGTCGGCGTCGGCGAACAGGAGCCACTGGCCGCGCGCGGCCTGGGCCAACTGGTGGCAGGCCCACGCC contains these protein-coding regions:
- a CDS encoding glycosyltransferase, whose amino-acid sequence is MFLWYQAFASVAMLYILLTTLYNLRYMPRLPGDDPPPEPAPLVSVLVPARNEERNIGACLASLAAQDYPNLEILVLDDDSSDATAAIVEAMARRDGRIRLLHGQPLRPGWHGKAWACHQLAQAARGQWLLFADADTRHRPDSVSSALALVRGRDLDLLSLIPDMGLKGFWERVMMSVIPLVFVGCVPHFVFTRTRQPVLAGAIGPFMLFRRETYERFGGHEAVRSDIVEDVFIARWVKRVGGRIALADGVDTLRVDFYNGFRETWNGLSKSAFAAFDYSLVGMLAAIAAFVALFLWPYALVYQAWRSGLTDLAHFSLPLTQIILAWVAMWFIDGRFAIPRRYAMLVGLTVIMAALFCLNSIASSLFGAGTVWKGRAYQFRHR